The Desmonostoc muscorum LEGE 12446 genome includes a region encoding these proteins:
- the apcB gene encoding allophycocyanin subunit beta — protein MAQDAITAVINSADVQGKYLDSAALEKLKGYFSTGELRVRAASTISANAATIVKEAVAKSLLYSDITRPGGNMYTTRRYAACIRDLDYYLRYATYAMLAGDPSILDERVLNGLKETYNSLGVPVGATVQAIQSIKEVTASLVGSDAGKEMGVYLDYISSGLS, from the coding sequence ATGGCTCAAGACGCAATTACCGCTGTCATTAACTCCGCAGACGTTCAAGGTAAATACCTCGACTCTGCTGCTTTAGAGAAGCTAAAAGGCTATTTTTCTACCGGCGAACTGCGGGTACGTGCTGCTAGCACCATCAGCGCCAACGCTGCTACCATTGTCAAAGAAGCAGTAGCAAAATCTTTGCTGTACTCTGACATCACCCGTCCCGGTGGCAACATGTACACCACCCGTCGCTATGCTGCTTGCATTCGTGACTTAGACTACTACCTCCGCTATGCCACCTACGCTATGTTAGCTGGCGATCCTTCCATTTTGGATGAGCGTGTACTCAATGGCTTGAAGGAAACCTATAACTCCTTGGGTGTACCCGTTGGTGCTACCGTGCAAGCTATCCAATCCATCAAAGAAGTTACCGCTAGTTTGGTAGGTTCTGATGCTGGTAAGGAAATGGGCGTTTACTTAGACTATATCTCCTCTGGCTTAAGCTAA
- a CDS encoding phycobilisome linker polypeptide — MARLFKITALVPSQTRIRTQRELQNTYFTKLVPYENWFREQQRIQKAGGKIIKVELATGKQGANAGLS; from the coding sequence ATGGCCCGTTTGTTTAAGATTACTGCTCTTGTTCCCAGCCAAACCCGAATTCGTACCCAACGCGAACTGCAAAACACCTACTTCACTAAACTAGTTCCCTACGAGAACTGGTTCCGCGAACAGCAACGCATTCAAAAAGCAGGCGGCAAAATCATCAAAGTAGAACTAGCAACTGGTAAGCAAGGCGCTAATGCTGGTTTGTCGTAA